The following proteins are encoded in a genomic region of Populus nigra chromosome 16, ddPopNigr1.1, whole genome shotgun sequence:
- the LOC133676315 gene encoding NDR1/HIN1-like protein 26 — translation MSQVSIKSPKHCAKQGLNFDKLYKKLFFAFSGIFTTLLLLILMIWLILRPAKPEFTLKEADIYQLSLSGPNLLNSSIQLTLLSKNPNQKVSIYYEELQVYAAYKGQQITVDTFVPPFYQGHQDSNLLTASLVGTGLPVAPSFNYEVGRDRTAGKLVLNLKVNGRIRWKVGTWVSGRYRINVNCLAVMALGPTLPTGPLSSRQGTICSTTV, via the coding sequence ATGTCTCAAGTCTCCATAAAATCTCCAAAACACTGTGCTAAGCAAGGACTTAACTTCGACAAGCTCTACAAAAAGCTTTTCTTTGCCTTCTCAGGAATCTTTACCACTCTTCTCTTACTAATACTGATGATCTGGCTTATCCTGCGACCTGCCAAGCCTGAGTTCACTCTCAAAGAGGCTGATATCTACCAACTCAGCCTCTCTGGTCCTAACCTTCTCAACTCCTCTATCCAACTCACCCTACTTTCTAAGAACCCAAATCAAAAGGTCAGCATTTACTACGAGGAGTTACAAGTTTATGCTGCCTACAAGGGTCAACAGATTACTGTTGACACCTTCGTTCCCCCATTCTACCAAGGACATCAGGATAGCAATCTATTAACAGCATCTTTGGTTGGAACTGGATTACCTGTGGCTCCATCCTTCAATTACGAAGTGGGGCGTGATCGAACTGCTGGAAAACTAGTTCTAAATCTAAAGGTGAATGGAAGAATCAGGTGGAAGGTCGGAACTTGGGTTTCAGGGCGATACAGAATTAATGTTAATTGCCTTGCTGTTATGGCTCTTGGACCTACTCTCCCAACAGGACCTTTGAGTTCAAGGCAAGGGACTATATGTTCCACCACTGTCTGA